A single region of the Vicia villosa cultivar HV-30 ecotype Madison, WI linkage group LG4, Vvil1.0, whole genome shotgun sequence genome encodes:
- the LOC131598234 gene encoding uncharacterized protein LOC131598234 — MAISSVCDKVKSGIQQLMDSGYLQFERVRRPEMVENEIDVASIPYTPAKIPIPAIAPPLVITSLGPVPYRSEKAVPWNYGGEVFYQGAKYEVKAPVEKDDVDNVVGIGRMTRSGRIFNPPHNTRDDNTEALAQAKGKKVVEDTVDQGQSSNSEDTVAKEMEEFLKIIKKKISVNQLEGVVSNINAGNGLGFTDTDLPSEGRNHNRALHISVECKGTMLSRVLVDNGSSLNVLPKSSLMRLDYSGVEIRPSELTMRAFDGSKRSVFGEVDLLIMIGPQLLTITFFVMDIHPSYSCLLGRPWIHAIGAVTSTLHQKLKFATQGKIVTICGEEEHVVSHLASFRYIDEEGEVHETPCQAFKAVQTIKIPYVENKKLEAPMSSLKEAKAVVESGHPEGWGRVLDLPIKQDKCGIGYQLGQSSSNEVPKKPGTFVPIKFSSAGIVKDHVCAGDDDMDSDYDIEEWINPCVPGQKLLNWSSEDIISIAFDQE; from the exons ATGGCCATTTCCTCGGTTTGTGATAAGGTAAAAAGTGGTATTCAACAGTTGATGGATAGTGGGTACCTGCAGTTTGAGCGCGTACGACGGCCTGAAATGGTCGAAAACGAAATTGATGTGGCATCCATCCCGTATACTCCTGCCAAGATTCCAATTCCTGCCATAGCACCTCCTTTGGTTATTACATCGCTTGGTCCCGTCCCGTATCGTAGTGAAAAAGCAGTCCCGTGGAATTATGGTGGAGAAGTTTTCTACCAAGGGGCCAAGTATGAGGTTAAGGCGCCTGTTgagaaagatgatgttgataaTGTTGTGGGAATTGGAAGAATGACAAGAAGTGGTCGTATTTTCAATCCTCCCCATAATACACGAGACGATAATACAGAAGCTCTAGCTCAAGCCAAAGGGAAAAAGGTGGTAGAAGATACGGTGGATCAGGGGCAAAGTTCTAATTCTGAAGATACTGTGGccaaagagatggaagagttcctaaAGATCATCAAGAAAA AGATCTCAGTGAATCAACTTGAAGGGGTGGTGTCAAACATCAACGCTGGTAATGGACTAGGATTCACTGATACAGACTTGCCTTCCGAAGGTAGAAACCACAATAGAGCTTTGCATATATCAGTGGAGTGTAAAGGGACTATGTTATCACGTGTTCTCGTGGATaatggatcttccttgaatgtatTACCAAAGTCGTCTTTGATGAGGCTAGATTATTCTGGTGTTGAGATAAGGCCGAGTGAATTGACGATGAGAGCCTTTGATGGATCAAAGAGATCAGTGTTTGGGGAGGTTGACTTGCTGATAATGATAGGACCTCAGCTTTTGACTATTACTTTCTTTGTGATGGATATCCACCCGTCTTATAGTTGTCTCCTAGGACGTCCATGGATTCATGCTATTGGGGCCGTGACTTCTACATTGCATCAGAAACTCAAATTTGCCACCCAAGGAAAGATAGTCACAATATGTGGGGAGGAAGAACACGTGGTAAGCCATCTTGCGTCCTTCAGGTATATTGACGAGGAAGGAGAGGTCCACGAGACGCCGTGCCAAGCCTTTAAGGCTGTCCAGACTATCAAGATCCCTTATGTTGAAAATAAGAAGTTGGAGGCTCCCATGTCTTCACTAAAGGAAGCTAAAGCTGTGGTTGAATCTGGTCATCCTGAAGGATGGGGCCGAGTCTTGGATTTACCGATCAAGCAGGATAAATGTGGGATTGGATATCAGTTGGGTCAGAGTTCATCTAATGAGGTCCCCAAGAAGCCCGGAACCTTCGTTCCAATCAAGTTCTCTAGTGCTGGCATCGTCAAAGATCACGTTTGTGCTGGTGATGATGATATGGATAGCGATTATGACATTGAAGAATGGATCAATCCATGTGTCCCAGGACAGAAGCTTCTCAACTGGTCGTCCGAGGACATCATCTCAATTGCTTTTGATCAAGAGTAA